CGCTTTTTGCATGTTGAGTGGGAAAATAATCGTACTGAACAGAAACAATACCATGTTGATTTAGAAATTTCTGGTTTTGATCGCAGAGGACTAGTGAACGAAGTACTACAGGCAGTAAATGAAACAAAGACGAATATCACGTACGTTAATGGACGGTCGGATCGAAATAAAATGGCAATTATTCAAATTACGATCCTAATCCATAATACAGGACATCTTCGTAAAATTGTCGAACGAATAAAGCAAATCCCGGATGTTTATGCAGTAAAACGTACGTTGCAGTAATGATGGTCATGCCTCGAAAAGGCAAGCGAAATTATAGAAAAGGGGAGTATCATGAGAGCAGTCGTTCAACGCGCAAATGCAGCAAGTGTTTCCGTTCATGATTCGATAATTGGGCAGATTGAACATGGCTTCGTTGTTCTATTAGGAGTGACTCATGAAGATACGTGGGAAGACGCCGCCTATTTAGCGAAAAAAATCGTACATTTACGTGTTTTTGAAGATGAACAACAAAAGCTGAATTTGTCGTTAAAAGATGTGAACGGAAGTATTCTATCCATTTCTCAATTCACGCTGTATGGTGATACGAAAAAAGGGCGCAGACCGAATTTTATGAAGGCAGCAAAACCTGAACAAGCAAATGAATTGTATCTTCAGTTTAATCGTTTCATTGCTCAAGAAGGTGTCCATATAGAAACAGGAGCATTTGGTGCGATGATGGATGTGCAATTAACGAATTCCGGTCCTGTGACGTTGGTCATGGATAGTAAAGAGGGGTGACAGGAACAAACCTCAAATGGTTGTTCCTGTTTATTTATAATTCGCAAAATAAGCCCCTAATCCTTGTATAATTCCAGATACGAGCTGTTTTTGATACATCGTCGTTTGAAGACGTGATTCTTCAGCTTGATTTGAAATAAACCCTAATTCTATTAAAATCGCTGATTTCATATTTTGCCGAAGAACTAAATAATCACCAAATGATGTCCCACGGTCGTCCGATTGCGTTGCATTAATTAATCCCTTTTGAATCAAGGAGGCTAAATCTTGGTTGTTATCTTGAAAGTAATAAGACTCAATTCCTGTAACATTTGGTAAGCCCGGTACGCTGTTATAGTGTAAACTAATAAATACGTCTGTCTTGAAATTGTTACTATAACTAATCCTGCTATTTAGAGGTATGAAATCATCTCTTGGTCTTGTTAATCGGACATCTGCACCAAGCATGGTCAGTTCTTTTTTTAATTCTTGAGCGGTTAAAAAGGTCACGTCTTTTTCCAAAGTTTCAGTTGCACCTATCGCTCCAACATCCCTTCCACCATGTCCAGCGTCGATAACAATCGATTTGTTGGTAAAGTTACTTTTACTTGAATTAGGAATGGCTTTAGTAAGTGACTTGTAAATATATCCATGGATTGCTTCATTTTTAATTTCATACCAATCCCCACCTGAAGAAATAACGTTAAATGTACTTCCCTTATCAGCAAAATGAGAAATAGGGTCATCCGTAGAAGGTCCACTGCGAATTTGGGTGTTTGGATTTGGAATAGTGATCTTTGTTGGCGTAATCGCTACCTCATCTATATTTATATAGTTGGTGTGAATCCATCCTGCACCGTTATCTAATTGGATTTCCACCCATTCCGATTGCTGTTGGGTCACGGTATATGTATCTCCTTCGTTGGTTTGAGTAATCTTCTGAAAATCCGTTCCCGGTCCGCGGCGTACCGTTACGTTATTTTCAGTTACGGTTCCTTGCTGTTCAGCAGCGACAGGCATGTCCCAGTGCAAGCTAATGATCATTAATGAGATGAAAGCGGATGCTATTCGTTTATTCAAAAAGATACCTCCAAATGTGATAACGTTACCATTTTTTTGTGCTAAACAATTGTTCTGGTAAGAATTCGAGTGCAAAAATAAACTGTGATTTCTGTATGATTGTTCAACCTTACTTTTAAGTATAATAAAAATTAACTGGGTTGGCAAAGCTAATCGAAAGAGGAGGTTATACTTCATATGCGTACATCTGAAAAGCAATGGAATGCTCATCAATATAAAGAAGTGTTTGGAGTGAATCTACATCAATTCTTAGAATTAGTAGAAGCGGAAGCAAATCATATGGAAATGGCAGAGCAGCTAGGACTATCGCTAAGAGAAGTAAATATATTAAAGAAGAAGATAAATCGCGCTTGACAGAATAACTAGGAACGATTAATATAATATACATTCATAAGTATTGCTAATATCGAATTTATCCGCATATAAGGCGCTGTAAGACTCCCACTTCAAGATTGGCGAAATCCATATTACAAAAAGTCAAAGTGGGAAATGACATACCAAAACGCCCTATTTCGTAAGCGGTCTTTATTTTTGAATCTAGGGAAGAAAACCCTCTTCCTTATTGTAATTGTATATAATCGAGAGACCTATGAAGGAAAAAGTAATTGGCAACCGAACTGTCCAGAGAAAAAATGCCGTTGGCTGGAAGCATTTTGCATGGTCGGCCCAATGAAAGACGTTCCAGAGGTTTTATATCGAATTTCTAGTAGGTATAAACGTATCGCAGGCGTTAACTGCATGAAGCGGATGTACATAACATCAACTAGGGTGGCAACGCGGGTAAAACTCTCGTCCCTTATTTATTGAAAAATAATAGGGGGACGAGGGTTTTTTATTTATTAAGTTAAGAAACCAGCATGGCTCGCCTAGAGCGCGAGCCACCATCTATCATGAAAAACTTTTGCTTTATAATGTTTAGATTCTTAAAATACTGTCTAAAATATATGAGTTAGAGAGTGCTAAATAGAGTTCTTTTTCATACAAAAGTATAAAATGAGGTGTTCGGGGATAACGAAATAACCGACTAGGTACGTCTGGCTCCATCCCCCAGCAACGATGCGCCTTTAGAAATGCGCCCTACGATAAGGCATCATCGGTTCGTCGCTAAGAGGAATGCCGACTAAAAACGGGCTTGCCGCCTGGTTCTGCTTTTATTTAGCAGTAGATGGGAGAAACTTCCGATTGGATGAAGATTCGCTTTAAAATATCGGTTTTTCGTTCAAGTAACACTAGATGCCAAATGAGTTTCGCAGCTTAAATAAAATGTATACTTGTAAAAGACAATATGAAAACAATTCCAAGTAATCAAGTGAATTTTGCAAAACAATGAATTTTTACCATTAGGAGGTTATTAAGATGAGTTATAAAGCGCCACGAGGGACAGCAGACGTATTACCTGGGGATTCCAGGAAGTGGCAGTGGGTAGAGGAAACAATTAAGCAGGTATGCCGCAGATTTCATTATGAAGAAATACGGACGCCTTTATTTGAACATACAGAAGTATTTCAACGAGGAGTAGGAGATACGACAGATATTGTTCAAAAAGAAATGTACACGTTTGAGGATCGTGGGGGAAGAAGTATTACGTTGCGTCCTGAGGGAACAGCTCCAGTAGTTCGAGCCTATGTAGAACATAAAATGTACGGGCAAGCGAACCAGCCTACGAAACTGTATTACTTTGCCGAAATGTTTCGATATGAACGTCCACAAAAAGGAAGAATGCGACAGTTGAACCAATTTGGAGTTGAAGTGCTAGGCAGTGCTGATCCAGCTGTCGATGCCGAAGTAATTGATTTAGCAATGAGCTGTTACCGGGAAATGGGCTTAACATCGTTAAAATTAGTTATTAACTCACTTGGAGACAAGGAAAGCAGAGAAAATCACAGGCAAGCACTTATTGCACATTTTTCTCCACATAAGCACGAACTCTGCTCCGATTGTCAAATGCGTTTAGAAAACAACCCGTTACGCGTTCTTGATTGTAAGCAGGATCGGGAACATCCAGCAATGCGAACAGCTCCATCTATTCTGGATTATTTAAATGATTCCTCCAGAGATTATTTTGAACAAGTAAAAGAATATTTAGATGTGATGGGCATTGCATATGAAGTAGATAAAAATTTAGTCCGTGGTCTCGATTATTATAATCATACTGCGTTTGAAATTATGAGTGAAGCAGATGGTTTTGGTGCAATTACTACTTTAGCTGGAGGCGGCAGGTACAATGGCCTTGCCGAACAATTAGGCGGACCAAGCACACCAGGCATCGGCTTTGGGATGGGGCTTGAAAGGCTACTGATGGCGTTAGATGCGGAGAATCAAGTGATTCCTGTGGATCGTTCTCTTGAGGCTTATGTAGTAGCAGTTGATAACCAAGCGCAAAAAGAGGCAGTACAGCTCGTTTCCATTCTGCGCAAATATGGTGTACAGGCAGATAAGGATTATTTAGGTAAAAAAATGAAAGGGCAATTGAAAGCAGCCGACCGTTATCTGGCGAAATATGTATTAATTATCGGCGAGAATGAGCTCGAAGATCAAACCGTTACAGTAAAAGAAATGAGCACTGGAAACCAAGAAACGATAGCTAAAGATAAATTGATTGGCTTTATGAAGGAAAAGTGTTTAGGAGGAAAGGGACATGAGTAAGCATCAACGCATCATGGCAGGCACATTAAGCGAAACGAATGTAAACGAGTCTGTACTTTTGAAAGGTTGGGTACAAAAGCGACGCGATTTAGGAGGATTAATATTTATCGATTTACGTGATGCATCTGGTACGGTTCAAATCGTTTTTAACCCGGATCATTCGCAGACAGCGTTAGAAATAGCAGAAACGGTTCGTAGTGAGTATGTGGTTGAAGTAGAAGGAACCGTTGTAAAACGTGATGCATCTACGATTAACCCTAATATGAAAACAGGTGAAATTGAAGTAATTGTTTCAGCAATTACCGTTTTAAATAAAGCAAAAACACCGCCGTTTGCTATTCAAGATAAAGCAGAAACTTCCGAAGATTTACGATTAACGTATCGTTATCTTGATTTGCGACGTCAGCCATTACAGGATACGTTTAAGTTACGTCATCAAATCACACAGGCGGTTCGGCACTTTTTAAATGAGCAGCATTTTTTAGAGATGGAAACCCCTATATTAACGAAAAGTACCCCGGAAGGAGCAAGGGACTATCTGGTTCCAAGCCGTGTTCATAAGGGTGAGTTTTATGCTTTGCCACAGTCTCCTCAACTATTCAAACAGCTGATTATGATGGGGGGATTCGAAAAGTATTATCAGATTGCCCGTTGTTTTCGTGATGAAGATTTACGAGCGGATCGCCAGCCTGAATTTACACAAATTGATATTGAGACATCGTTCTTAACAAGCGATGAAATTATGCAATTAACGGAACAAATGATGCAGTATGTCATGAAAGAAGTGAAAGGGATTGACATCTCACTGCCGCTAAAGAGAATGCCTTATGAAGAAGCAATGGCACGTTATGGTTCTGATAAACCTGATACTCGTTTTGGTATGGAACTTATTCATGTAGCTGATATCGTGAAAAATTCCAATTTTAAAGTGTTTCAAAGCACTATTGAGTCTGGAGGATTAGTGGCATTACTAAATGTGAAGCAACAGGCCACGGCGTTTTCTCGGAAAGATATTGACAAGCTAACAGAATTTGTAAAAGTATATGGAGCCAAAGGTCTAGCATGGTTCAAAGTAGAAGGTGCTGAATTAAAAGGACCAATTGCCAAATTTATTTCCGAAGAAGAAAAAACAGCATTATTGGAAGCAGCACAAGCTGAAGATGGAGACTTGTTATTATTCGTAGCTGACAAAACGAATATTGTTTATGATAGTTTAGGTGCGTTACGCTTAAAACTTGGGAAAGAATTAGGTTTAATTGACCAATCTGCATTTCATTTTCTCTGGGTGACAGACTGGCCATTACTGGAATATGACGAGGAGCAAGGCAGGTACTTTGCAGCACACCACCCATTTACTTCGCCTGTAGCAGCGGATAGAGAAAAGCTTGATACAGAGCCGGAAAATGTCAAAGCAAATGCATATGATTTAGTATTAAATGGATATGAATTAGGTGGAGGGTCTATTCGTATTCATCAAACGGAGCTACAACAGGAAATGTTTAAGGTGTTAGGATTTTCTGAAACTGACGCAAGAGAACAATTTGGTTTCTTGTTAGAAGCTTTAGAATATGGGGCACCGCCACATGGAGGTGTAGCCTTAGGATTGGATCGAATCGTTATGCTTTTAGCCGGAAGAACGAATCTAAGAGATACGATTTTATTCCCGAAAACAGCTTCTGCTTCTGATCTATTAACGAATGCACCAAGTGAAGTAGACAAGACACAATTAGATGAATTATCCATCCAACTAATTTCTCATAAGGAAGACAAAGCTGCAGATAAATAGATTTTCGAAACTCGTTAGCGTATGGCAAAGTAAGATAAAGGATGCAGATGCTTCTTGATGTAATGGGCCTACATGTTCATAAACAGAATGATATAAAGTGTGTATGAAGTTAAGGCTGGTATGTTTCATGAAAAATGAGAAAAGTAGTATCCGGATAGTAAACAATACGATAAGTCCTAACAGCTTTATAAACGATACTATAGTCAAAAACCAAAAGAGTAACCATTTTTTCATAAGATAAGAAACCACCATCTATTAGAAAAATTTTGCTTTATAATGTTTAGATCCTTGAAATACTACCTAAAATAAATAACTTATATAATGGTAAATAGCTTTTTTTCATACAAAAGTATAAAGTTAGGTGCTTGGAGATAACGAAATAACCGACTAGCCACGTCCCGCGCATGAGCCCAGCAACGATGCGACTTTAGAAATGCGCCCTACGATAAGGCCTCATCGGTTCGTCGCAAAGAGGAAGGCCGACTAAGAACGGGCTTGCCGCCCAGACGTCGGCATACCCCTGTTTTTAGTGGCATGATTTCTTTATCTTTAGTTGATTCGTTCCATTCACTACGTTGCTAAACGGGCGCCCCGCGCCTTTGTTCCACTATAGGAGAGTATAAGATTTTTTTGGTTTATAGTATAAGAAAAACAAAGGCTTCCGCCAGAAGACTTGGCGACAAGCCAAGTTTTTCTAATCGAATCGGCATTAAAACAAGAAAATCACAAGGTGAAAGTAGCTTCCGTAAATTTAGGGAAAGGTTAAGGATTGATTTTTTTAGAAATGACATGTTAAAATAAATTTACAAACAGTAGAATCCTGATGTGTTCGTCCGTACCAAAGTGTTTTGACCGAACACCTTTATAATTGGGAGCTCGTTTGTTTCTATGTTGCGTGCGGGCCTTAACCATGAGGAAGCACAATAAATATAGAACAGAGCACCCACCTGCCATGAGCGGGATCAAAGCTTTATACTGGACGGCACGATCGGGACTGCTAAAAAAACCTACATTGCTTAAAAGGACGATTCCTTTAGCAATGTAGGTTTTTTAAGTTCTATAAGAATATCTTAGTTTGATCCTTGCGCCAACTGCTGCAAATTACCGTTTTTGTCCATTCGGAAGGCTGGGGCAGTCAACGTGCCTTGATCTTCTAGTACAGTCATTTTTCTGGCTCTATCCATAATTTGGATAAAAGCTTGATAATCTTCCTGCATGGTTGTTAACTGAGTTTTTGTTTGCTGTAACTCTCGGTTCAATGTATCTACTTGTTTTTGTAATGCTTCTTTTTCTTTTTGTACCTGTTCAAGAGAGGCTTTTGATTGATTTGAATCCAATGACTTTTTTTCTAACCCTCTTAAAAATTGAATTACCTTATCCATTGTTAAATCAGATGCGGAATTCATTGGAATGTCAGTAAACGTTTGATTGTGCTCTGGTTCTTGCTTTTGTCTCGTAGAAGCTACAATGGTTGGCTTATGCTCAACCTTTCCTGCTTTTGCCATAGCTCGTTTCTTTTCTTTTCGTTGACGTTTTGCAAGATCAATAGCATTCACGTACTTATTACGTATTTCTGCATTCCATCGAAAGCCACAAGCGGCAGAAGTGCGATTTAATTTATCTCCAACCTCTTCGAAAGCATTTAATTGTGTACTTCCTTCTCTTATGTGGCGTAATACGGTTTCTGCCAATAATAAATCATCTTCATGCGACCATGCATCTTGTCTAACCTTTGCCATTTTTGTTCCACTCCTTTTTACGTAACAACTTATTGTTCAAGATAGGTAGTGTAAAAGACATGTTTGCTTCAAAGTGAAGCTGTACATTTTCCTACTTTTGAACAACATTAATAGATTTAATTTATCTGGCATTAAGGTGCTTATAAGCCCCCCGTTTCATTAATTCAATGAAGGATACAAAGAAGTCTAAGAGGGAGATAACCGCACCTAAATACCTGATTCGTTCAACTAACATTCAGTATAAGCTGAAAAATTCCTACTGAAAGAAGTATCACGTTATCTCGTTAAATCTTATTGTTACCAAAGAAGTTGCAACTTATACGTTAATTCTGTTTATCTTTCCTGATTTTCTCATAAACTTGTTTCATAGCTTGTTCAAATTTTCCAGTAGCCTTAGGTTCATAGTATTGTTTATGTTTAATTGCATCCGGCAAATATTGCTGCTTTACCCAGCCGTGATCGTAATCATGTGGATATTGATACTGAGTGCCTCTGCCTAATAATTTTGCACCAGCATAATGCGCGTCTTTAATATGGGCTGGAACTTCTCCGCCTTTTCCACTTCTCACATCGTGTAAAGCTTTGTCTAACGCTTTATAGGCAGTATTCGATTTAGGAGATAGGCACAACTCTATAATCGCAACAGCCAACGGGATTCTTGCTTCAGGAAAGCCTAGACGCTCTGCAGCCTGTACTGCTGCTAATGCTCGGGGGCCGGCTTGAGGGTTGGCTAGACCAATATCCTCATAAGCAGTTACAATCATTCTCCGGGCAATACTGTCGAGATCTCCAGCTTCCACTAATCTGGCTAAATAGTGAAGCGAAGCATCAACATCACTGCCGCGAATAGATTTTTGAAATGCAGAAAGCACATCATAATGTGCGTCACCATTTTTATCATGGGAAAAGCTCTTTTTTTGCATACATTCTTCTGCTATAGTCAAAGTGATAGAAATATGGTTTTCCTCATTTTCAGGTGTGGATGAAACAGCTAATTCAAAGCCATTTAATGCAGCTCGCAGATCTCCATTAGCGCTTATTGCAAAATGGTCCAATGCTTCATCAGAAAGTTGAATGGATTTCTTACCATATCCTTTTGCTTCATCTGTCATCGCCCGTTTAATGGCTTCCTTAACATGGTCACTTGTTAGTTTATGCAATTCAAATAAATGACATCTACTGCGAATTGCTGGGTTAATGGAATGATAAGGGTTACTAGTTGTACAGCCGATCAAGATAATTAGATTATTTTCCAAATGTGGAAGTAAAAAGTCTTGCTTCGCTTTATCCAAACGATGTACCTCATCCAAAATAAGAACTATTTGCCCTGTCATTTTGGCCTCTTCTACAACAATCTCCATATCTTTTTTCTTATCGGTGACTGCATTTAATGTTTTTACTTGCTTGCCTAAACTTTTGGCTAAGGCCAAAGCCATAGATGTTTTACCAGTTCCTGGAGGTCCGAATAATATCATGGATGCAAGCCTTTCAGCAGCTACCATGCGACGAATGATCTTTCCTTCGCCAACTAAATGTTCTTGTCCAATAATATCGTCAATATGCTCTGGTCTCATTTGAAACGCAAGTGGTTTTTGTTTCATTTATACCGTCCTTTATATTATAATGATGCTTATTTAGCGTTACATGTTGATCGACATGCATTATAGAAGTGAATCGTATGCAAGTCATTTGTGTTCCATGCTATAATATCATGTATGAGTATGTATGGAACGTTAATTAAATTGAGGTGTTTGATATGAAAATTTCAACGAAAGGAAGATATGGTCTTACTCTTATGATACATCTAGCGAAATGTCATGGCAAAGGACCAACTTCCCTTAAACAAATTGCCAAAGAAAATCAATTATCGGAGCATTATTTAGAGCAGTTAGCTTCCCCTTTGAGAAATGCGGGCTTAATTCGGAGTATTCGCGGTGCATATGGTGGCTATGTATTGGCAAAGGAGCCAATGGATATAAAAGCAGGTGATATTATTCGTGTATTGGAAGGTCCGATTACACCTGTAGAAGGAATAGAAGATGAAGAACCGGCTAAGCAAGCTTTATGGCTAAGAATTCGTGATGCTGTAAAAGACGTGTTGGATACAACTACGTTAAAAGATTTAGCTGAGCATAATGACGATGAACCACAGGATGCTTATATGTTTTATATTTAAAAGGTAGGAAGGAAAGATATTTGTGGAACATATCTATTTAGATCATGCAGCAACTACTCCTGTTCATCCGGAGGTATTAAAGCACATGTGTGAAATAGAAGGCGAAGTGTTTGGTAATCCATCCAGCGTACATGCCTTTGGTAGAAAAGCGAGAAAGTTGGTGGACACTGCCAGGTTAAATATTGCCAAAAGTATTGGTGCAGGGGAAAAGGAAATGATCTTTACAAGTGGCGGGACAGAAGCGGATAATTTAGCTTTGATTGGGGTAGCAAGAGCCAATCAGGATAAAGGAAAGCATATTATTGTGTCTTCCCAAGAGCATCATGCGGTATTACACACAGCTGAACAATTGGAAAAAGAAGGCTTTCATGTGACATACCTGCAAGTAAAAGAAGATGGAAAAATAGCTGTCGAGGACGTAAGCAATGCGCTAACCAATGAAACAATTTTAGTTTCTGTTATGTATGTAAATAATGAAACTGGAGTGGTACAACCGATTAAAGAGATTGCTGCAGAACTAGAGAATCATCAAGCTTATTTCCATACTGATGCCGTTCAGGCTTTTGGTTTAATAGATATCGATGTTCGTGAATTAGGCGTGGATATGTTGACTGTATCTGCGCATAAAATTAACGGACCAAAGGGTATTGGCTTTCTTTATGCTAATGAAAATGTGAAGCTTCAATCGTTGCAATATGGTGGAGAACAAGAAAGAAAACGCCGCGCAGGGACAGAAGATGTAGCACGGATTGCAGGATTTGAAAAGGCAGTAACATTAGCGATAGATGAAAGAGAGCAACGGATCAAGACATACGAAGGTTTCAAGCAACAATTTATTGCCCGTTTGCGTGAGCAAGAAATTGATTTTCAAATCAATGGAGACCAACAGTCTACGATTGCTTCCATCGTGAATATTAGTTTTCCTAAAACAAATGTGGAGGCATTATTAACGAATTTAGATTTGGATGGAATCGCAGCTTCTAGTGGGAGTGCCTGTACTGCAGGATCTGTAGAACCTTCTCATGTACTTACTGCTATGTTTGGAAAAGGACATGAATGTACGACAAACTCAATCCGGTTTAGCTTTGGACTGGCTAATACTGCCGAAAATATAAACACTGCTGCTCAACGTGTAGCTAAAAGCGTGAAGCGTTTGTCTCGCCTGTAAACTGCCGTAGTCTTTTAAGGAATGCGCCGAAACTAAAAAGAAGAACGGCAACTAAATGCCCATTGGTTCGACTACCAGTCATCCGAAAAAGAAGACACCTGTTGACTGAGAGGTTTCACCTTTATCCCACCTGTAAGTTGCTGTCATTTTCCAATTTAGAATAAAGGAATGCAGGACATGATGTTTGGTATAAAGGTGTTGCAATAGGGAAAAGGTTATGCTAGTGAAAAGCTTTAAGTATCCCTACTCCTAAGATGTTAGCCTTTGTTCTCTTTCTTCGTAGGGTCAATAAAGGCTTCCATACAAAAAACGCCACTTTATAAAAATTAAAGGATGATTAATATGAATCAAGATACAAGAGTAGTTATTGGTATGAGTGGAGGTGTAGATTCTTCTGTAGCCGCTCTGCTTTTAAAACAGCAAGGTTATGATGTTGTTGGTATTTTTATGAAAAATTGGGATGATACAGATGAATTTGGTGTTTGTACAGCAACAGAGGATTTTGAAGATGTAGTAAGAGTTTGTAACCAACTGGATATCCCATATTATGCAGTTAATTTTGAAAAACAATATTGGGACAAAGTATTTACGTATTTTTTAGATGAATATAAAGCTGGAAGAACCCCTAATCCAGACGTCATGTGTAATAAAGAAATAAAATTCAAAGCATTTTTAGAACATGCATTGTCATTGGGTGCTGATTATGTTGCGACAGGTCATTATGCACGGGTACGTGAAAAGGATGGCCGTTATGAAATGTTACGAGGTGTCGATAATAATAAGGACCAAACGTATTTTCTGAATCAATTAACGGAAGATGTTTTGGCAAAAGTGATGTTTCCACTTGGCCATTTACCAAAATCAGAAGTAAGAAAAATAGCCAAAGAACATGATCTTGCAACAGCGACCAAAAAAGACAGTACAGGTATATGCTTTATTGGAGAACGGAACTTTAAAGCATTTTTAAGTGAATATATTCCTGCACAACCAGGAGAAATGCAAACGTTGGATGGTGTGGTGAAAGGACGACACGATGGGTTGATGTATTATACGATTGGTCAACGACAAGGGCTCGGTATTGGCGGAGCAGGAGACCCGTGGTTTGTGGTCGGCAAAAATATCCCGAAAAATATTTTGTACGTGGAACAAGGATATAGCAATGAAAAACTATACTCCGACGCACTTACAGCAACAGATGTTAATTGGATCCA
This genomic interval from Virgibacillus pantothenticus contains the following:
- the dtd gene encoding D-aminoacyl-tRNA deacylase — protein: MRAVVQRANAASVSVHDSIIGQIEHGFVVLLGVTHEDTWEDAAYLAKKIVHLRVFEDEQQKLNLSLKDVNGSILSISQFTLYGDTKKGRRPNFMKAAKPEQANELYLQFNRFIAQEGVHIETGAFGAMMDVQLTNSGPVTLVMDSKEG
- a CDS encoding N-acetylmuramoyl-L-alanine amidase; the encoded protein is MNKRIASAFISLMIISLHWDMPVAAEQQGTVTENNVTVRRGPGTDFQKITQTNEGDTYTVTQQQSEWVEIQLDNGAGWIHTNYINIDEVAITPTKITIPNPNTQIRSGPSTDDPISHFADKGSTFNVISSGGDWYEIKNEAIHGYIYKSLTKAIPNSSKSNFTNKSIVIDAGHGGRDVGAIGATETLEKDVTFLTAQELKKELTMLGADVRLTRPRDDFIPLNSRISYSNNFKTDVFISLHYNSVPGLPNVTGIESYYFQDNNQDLASLIQKGLINATQSDDRGTSFGDYLVLRQNMKSAILIELGFISNQAEESRLQTTMYQKQLVSGIIQGLGAYFANYK
- the hisS gene encoding histidine--tRNA ligase; amino-acid sequence: MSYKAPRGTADVLPGDSRKWQWVEETIKQVCRRFHYEEIRTPLFEHTEVFQRGVGDTTDIVQKEMYTFEDRGGRSITLRPEGTAPVVRAYVEHKMYGQANQPTKLYYFAEMFRYERPQKGRMRQLNQFGVEVLGSADPAVDAEVIDLAMSCYREMGLTSLKLVINSLGDKESRENHRQALIAHFSPHKHELCSDCQMRLENNPLRVLDCKQDREHPAMRTAPSILDYLNDSSRDYFEQVKEYLDVMGIAYEVDKNLVRGLDYYNHTAFEIMSEADGFGAITTLAGGGRYNGLAEQLGGPSTPGIGFGMGLERLLMALDAENQVIPVDRSLEAYVVAVDNQAQKEAVQLVSILRKYGVQADKDYLGKKMKGQLKAADRYLAKYVLIIGENELEDQTVTVKEMSTGNQETIAKDKLIGFMKEKCLGGKGHE
- the aspS gene encoding aspartate--tRNA ligase — encoded protein: MSKHQRIMAGTLSETNVNESVLLKGWVQKRRDLGGLIFIDLRDASGTVQIVFNPDHSQTALEIAETVRSEYVVEVEGTVVKRDASTINPNMKTGEIEVIVSAITVLNKAKTPPFAIQDKAETSEDLRLTYRYLDLRRQPLQDTFKLRHQITQAVRHFLNEQHFLEMETPILTKSTPEGARDYLVPSRVHKGEFYALPQSPQLFKQLIMMGGFEKYYQIARCFRDEDLRADRQPEFTQIDIETSFLTSDEIMQLTEQMMQYVMKEVKGIDISLPLKRMPYEEAMARYGSDKPDTRFGMELIHVADIVKNSNFKVFQSTIESGGLVALLNVKQQATAFSRKDIDKLTEFVKVYGAKGLAWFKVEGAELKGPIAKFISEEEKTALLEAAQAEDGDLLLFVADKTNIVYDSLGALRLKLGKELGLIDQSAFHFLWVTDWPLLEYDEEQGRYFAAHHPFTSPVAADREKLDTEPENVKANAYDLVLNGYELGGGSIRIHQTELQQEMFKVLGFSETDAREQFGFLLEALEYGAPPHGGVALGLDRIVMLLAGRTNLRDTILFPKTASASDLLTNAPSEVDKTQLDELSIQLISHKEDKAADK
- a CDS encoding RsfA family transcriptional regulator, whose amino-acid sequence is MAKVRQDAWSHEDDLLLAETVLRHIREGSTQLNAFEEVGDKLNRTSAACGFRWNAEIRNKYVNAIDLAKRQRKEKKRAMAKAGKVEHKPTIVASTRQKQEPEHNQTFTDIPMNSASDLTMDKVIQFLRGLEKKSLDSNQSKASLEQVQKEKEALQKQVDTLNRELQQTKTQLTTMQEDYQAFIQIMDRARKMTVLEDQGTLTAPAFRMDKNGNLQQLAQGSN
- a CDS encoding replication-associated recombination protein A, which encodes MKQKPLAFQMRPEHIDDIIGQEHLVGEGKIIRRMVAAERLASMILFGPPGTGKTSMALALAKSLGKQVKTLNAVTDKKKDMEIVVEEAKMTGQIVLILDEVHRLDKAKQDFLLPHLENNLIILIGCTTSNPYHSINPAIRSRCHLFELHKLTSDHVKEAIKRAMTDEAKGYGKKSIQLSDEALDHFAISANGDLRAALNGFELAVSSTPENEENHISITLTIAEECMQKKSFSHDKNGDAHYDVLSAFQKSIRGSDVDASLHYLARLVEAGDLDSIARRMIVTAYEDIGLANPQAGPRALAAVQAAERLGFPEARIPLAVAIIELCLSPKSNTAYKALDKALHDVRSGKGGEVPAHIKDAHYAGAKLLGRGTQYQYPHDYDHGWVKQQYLPDAIKHKQYYEPKATGKFEQAMKQVYEKIRKDKQN
- the cymR gene encoding cysteine metabolism transcriptional regulator CymR; translation: MKISTKGRYGLTLMIHLAKCHGKGPTSLKQIAKENQLSEHYLEQLASPLRNAGLIRSIRGAYGGYVLAKEPMDIKAGDIIRVLEGPITPVEGIEDEEPAKQALWLRIRDAVKDVLDTTTLKDLAEHNDDEPQDAYMFYI
- a CDS encoding cysteine desulfurase family protein is translated as MEHIYLDHAATTPVHPEVLKHMCEIEGEVFGNPSSVHAFGRKARKLVDTARLNIAKSIGAGEKEMIFTSGGTEADNLALIGVARANQDKGKHIIVSSQEHHAVLHTAEQLEKEGFHVTYLQVKEDGKIAVEDVSNALTNETILVSVMYVNNETGVVQPIKEIAAELENHQAYFHTDAVQAFGLIDIDVRELGVDMLTVSAHKINGPKGIGFLYANENVKLQSLQYGGEQERKRRAGTEDVARIAGFEKAVTLAIDEREQRIKTYEGFKQQFIARLREQEIDFQINGDQQSTIASIVNISFPKTNVEALLTNLDLDGIAASSGSACTAGSVEPSHVLTAMFGKGHECTTNSIRFSFGLANTAENINTAAQRVAKSVKRLSRL